The following coding sequences lie in one Acipenser ruthenus chromosome 47, fAciRut3.2 maternal haplotype, whole genome shotgun sequence genomic window:
- the LOC117966371 gene encoding ELAV-like protein 1 isoform X2, which produces MAVRRGHIRYLKEVYDMSNGYEDHMADEAKDAKTNLIVNYLPQNMTQDELRSLFSSIGEVESAKLIRDKVAGHSLGYGFVNYVNPSDAERAISTLNGLRLQSKTIKVSYARPSSDTIKDANLYISGLPKTMTQKDVEDMFTRYGRIINSRVLVDQASGLSRGVAFIRFDKRSEAEDAIKDLNGQKPPGAAEPITVKYAANPNQTKNTALLSQLYHSQSRRFGGPVHHQAQRFRFSPMSVDHMSGLSGVNVPGNSTSGWCIFVYNLGQDADEGILWQMFGPFGAVTNVKVIRDFNTNKCKGFGFVTMTNYEEAAMAIASLNGYRLGDKILQVSFKTSKSHK; this is translated from the exons GAAGTTTATGACATGTCTAACGGTTACGAAGACCACATGGCTGATGAGGCAAAGGATGCCAAAACAAACCTGATCGTGAACTACCTCCCCCAGAACATGACCCAGGATGAGCTGCGCAGCCTCTTTAGCAGCATTGGGGAGGTGGAGTCTGCCAAACTCATCCGCGACAAAGTGGCAG GCCACAGTTTAGGGTATGGTTTTGTAAACTATGTAAACCCTAGTGATGCAGAAAGGGCAATCAGTACACTCAATGGGCTGAGACTACAGTCTAAAACTATCAAG gtttCTTATGCTCGGCCAAGCTCCGATACCATTAAGGATGCAAATCTCTATATTAGCGGGCTGCCGAAGACAATGACGCAGAAAGATGTGGAAGATATGTTCACGAGATATGGACGCATAATCAACTCTCGTGTCCTTGTCGATCAGGCCTCAG gttTGTCAAGGGGAGTTGCCTTTATTCGCTTTGACAAAAGGTCAGAAGCTGAGGACGCAATCAAAGACTTGAATGGTCAGAAGCCACCAGGTGCCGCAGAGCCCATCACAGTCAAATACGCTGCGAACCCCAACCAGACCAAGAACACAGCATTGCTCTCGCAGCTTTACCATTCACAGTCCCGACGCTTTGGAGGGCCAGTGCATCACCAGGCCCAGAGATTTCG gTTCTCTCCCATGAGTGTGGATCACATGAGCGGTCTGTCTGGAGTCAACGTTCCCGGAAACTCCACGTCTGGCTGGTGCATCTTCGTCTACAATCTGGGCCAGGACGCAGATGAAGGAATCCTCTGGCAGATGTTTGGCCCCTTTGGCGCAGTCACCAATGTCAAAGTGATCCGAGATTTTAACACCAATAAATGTAAAGGGTTCGGTTTTGTGACCATGACAAACTACGAAGAGGCTGCTATGGCCATCGCAAGCCTCAATGGCTATCGCCTTGGGGACAAGATCTTACAGGTCTCATTCAAAACCAGCAAGTCTCACAAGTAA
- the LOC117966371 gene encoding ELAV-like protein 1 isoform X1: MAVRRGHIRYLKEVYDMSNGYEDHMADEAKDAKTNLIVNYLPQNMTQDELRSLFSSIGEVESAKLIRDKVAGKALSTQGPYQGDNSHSLGYGFVNYVNPSDAERAISTLNGLRLQSKTIKVSYARPSSDTIKDANLYISGLPKTMTQKDVEDMFTRYGRIINSRVLVDQASGLSRGVAFIRFDKRSEAEDAIKDLNGQKPPGAAEPITVKYAANPNQTKNTALLSQLYHSQSRRFGGPVHHQAQRFRFSPMSVDHMSGLSGVNVPGNSTSGWCIFVYNLGQDADEGILWQMFGPFGAVTNVKVIRDFNTNKCKGFGFVTMTNYEEAAMAIASLNGYRLGDKILQVSFKTSKSHK, from the exons GAAGTTTATGACATGTCTAACGGTTACGAAGACCACATGGCTGATGAGGCAAAGGATGCCAAAACAAACCTGATCGTGAACTACCTCCCCCAGAACATGACCCAGGATGAGCTGCGCAGCCTCTTTAGCAGCATTGGGGAGGTGGAGTCTGCCAAACTCATCCGCGACAAAGTGGCAGGTAAAGCGCTTTCTACACAAGGCCCTTATCAGGGAGACAACA GCCACAGTTTAGGGTATGGTTTTGTAAACTATGTAAACCCTAGTGATGCAGAAAGGGCAATCAGTACACTCAATGGGCTGAGACTACAGTCTAAAACTATCAAG gtttCTTATGCTCGGCCAAGCTCCGATACCATTAAGGATGCAAATCTCTATATTAGCGGGCTGCCGAAGACAATGACGCAGAAAGATGTGGAAGATATGTTCACGAGATATGGACGCATAATCAACTCTCGTGTCCTTGTCGATCAGGCCTCAG gttTGTCAAGGGGAGTTGCCTTTATTCGCTTTGACAAAAGGTCAGAAGCTGAGGACGCAATCAAAGACTTGAATGGTCAGAAGCCACCAGGTGCCGCAGAGCCCATCACAGTCAAATACGCTGCGAACCCCAACCAGACCAAGAACACAGCATTGCTCTCGCAGCTTTACCATTCACAGTCCCGACGCTTTGGAGGGCCAGTGCATCACCAGGCCCAGAGATTTCG gTTCTCTCCCATGAGTGTGGATCACATGAGCGGTCTGTCTGGAGTCAACGTTCCCGGAAACTCCACGTCTGGCTGGTGCATCTTCGTCTACAATCTGGGCCAGGACGCAGATGAAGGAATCCTCTGGCAGATGTTTGGCCCCTTTGGCGCAGTCACCAATGTCAAAGTGATCCGAGATTTTAACACCAATAAATGTAAAGGGTTCGGTTTTGTGACCATGACAAACTACGAAGAGGCTGCTATGGCCATCGCAAGCCTCAATGGCTATCGCCTTGGGGACAAGATCTTACAGGTCTCATTCAAAACCAGCAAGTCTCACAAGTAA
- the LOC117966371 gene encoding ELAV-like protein 1 isoform X3, whose amino-acid sequence MSNGYEDHMADEAKDAKTNLIVNYLPQNMTQDELRSLFSSIGEVESAKLIRDKVAGKALSTQGPYQGDNSHSLGYGFVNYVNPSDAERAISTLNGLRLQSKTIKVSYARPSSDTIKDANLYISGLPKTMTQKDVEDMFTRYGRIINSRVLVDQASGLSRGVAFIRFDKRSEAEDAIKDLNGQKPPGAAEPITVKYAANPNQTKNTALLSQLYHSQSRRFGGPVHHQAQRFRFSPMSVDHMSGLSGVNVPGNSTSGWCIFVYNLGQDADEGILWQMFGPFGAVTNVKVIRDFNTNKCKGFGFVTMTNYEEAAMAIASLNGYRLGDKILQVSFKTSKSHK is encoded by the exons ATGTCTAACGGTTACGAAGACCACATGGCTGATGAGGCAAAGGATGCCAAAACAAACCTGATCGTGAACTACCTCCCCCAGAACATGACCCAGGATGAGCTGCGCAGCCTCTTTAGCAGCATTGGGGAGGTGGAGTCTGCCAAACTCATCCGCGACAAAGTGGCAGGTAAAGCGCTTTCTACACAAGGCCCTTATCAGGGAGACAACA GCCACAGTTTAGGGTATGGTTTTGTAAACTATGTAAACCCTAGTGATGCAGAAAGGGCAATCAGTACACTCAATGGGCTGAGACTACAGTCTAAAACTATCAAG gtttCTTATGCTCGGCCAAGCTCCGATACCATTAAGGATGCAAATCTCTATATTAGCGGGCTGCCGAAGACAATGACGCAGAAAGATGTGGAAGATATGTTCACGAGATATGGACGCATAATCAACTCTCGTGTCCTTGTCGATCAGGCCTCAG gttTGTCAAGGGGAGTTGCCTTTATTCGCTTTGACAAAAGGTCAGAAGCTGAGGACGCAATCAAAGACTTGAATGGTCAGAAGCCACCAGGTGCCGCAGAGCCCATCACAGTCAAATACGCTGCGAACCCCAACCAGACCAAGAACACAGCATTGCTCTCGCAGCTTTACCATTCACAGTCCCGACGCTTTGGAGGGCCAGTGCATCACCAGGCCCAGAGATTTCG gTTCTCTCCCATGAGTGTGGATCACATGAGCGGTCTGTCTGGAGTCAACGTTCCCGGAAACTCCACGTCTGGCTGGTGCATCTTCGTCTACAATCTGGGCCAGGACGCAGATGAAGGAATCCTCTGGCAGATGTTTGGCCCCTTTGGCGCAGTCACCAATGTCAAAGTGATCCGAGATTTTAACACCAATAAATGTAAAGGGTTCGGTTTTGTGACCATGACAAACTACGAAGAGGCTGCTATGGCCATCGCAAGCCTCAATGGCTATCGCCTTGGGGACAAGATCTTACAGGTCTCATTCAAAACCAGCAAGTCTCACAAGTAA